From the genome of Clavibacter nebraskensis NCPPB 2581:
ACGGGCATCGCGATGGGGCCGCGCGGGGAGCTCGGACGCGTCTCGTTCGCGGGGGTCTCGGCCACGCACCCCTACGTCGCGGCGCTGCCGCAGTGGCGCACGGAGGCGATCCTCGCGCGGCGCCTGGCCGCCCTCGCGCCCGAGGCCCTCACCCGCGGCGTGACGCTCACGGGGCTCGACGCGACGCCGCCCGACCTGCTGGGCGGCGTCGTCCGCGCGACCGGGCGGGACGCCGACGGCGCCGCCGTCGAGGTCACCGCCCCTCTCGTGATCGGGGCGGACGGCACGCGCGGCGTCGTCCGCGGGTTCCTCGGGATCGGCGTCGACGAGCGCCCGCTGCCGGACCGCTTCCTCATGGGCGACGCGCCCGACCGCACCGGCGGCGGCGAGGACGCGGTGGTCACGCTGCACCCGGACGGCGTGGTCGAGTCGTTCCCGCTGCCGGGCGGCCGGCGGCGGTTCGTCGTGGGCGTCCGCGCGGGGGAGCGCGACGGGGATCCGGCCACCCTCATCGCCCGCGCGGTCACGGCGCGCACCGGGCACGTCGTGTCGGCGGCGGAGCTGGATCCGGTCAGCGGCTTCGGCGTGCGCCGCCGCCTCGCGCGCCGCATGGTCGCCGGACGCGGCGTGCTGATCGGCGACGCGGCCCACGAGATCAGCCCCATCGGCGGGCAGGGGATGAACCTCGGTTGGCTGGACGCGGACGCCCTCGCGCCGATCCTCGTCGACGCCGTCCGCGCGCGCCGCGGCGTGCCGGATCCCGTGCGCCTCGCCCGCTGGGAGCGGGACCGGCTCGCCAGCGCGCGCCGCGCGGCCGTCCAGTCGGAGATCAACACGGCTCTCGGGCGTCCCGTCCGGGGGCTCACCCGCCTCGTGCGCGACGCGGGACTGCGCGCCGTGCTCGCCTCGCCCGCCGCGGCCGGGCTCGCCTCCGTCTACGCCATGGGCCGGGACGCGGGCACGCGCGTCAGGTGAGGCGCGTTGCGTTCAGCGCGAGCTGGGCGACGAGCAGCAGCGAGGCCGCCATGATCAGCTGGAACAGCAGGCGCCCCGGCGGCCGGGTGACGACGCGCACGGCGCCCCACGCGGCGATGCCCAGCGTGAGGACGAGCCCGGCGACCGCGAGCGGCGTGATCGCGTGCGCGGGATCCGCCAGCACGGGACCGACGGCGACGACGACCGCACCCAGCGCCAGCGCCCCGAACGCGACGAGGCCCGACGGCACGCGCCCGAGCCGGTGCGGCAGGCCGCGCACGCCCGTGCGGGCGTCGTCCTCGAGGTCGGGCAGGACGTTGGTGAAGTGGATGGAGACGCCGAGCACCGCGCCGGTCGCCATGGCCCATGCGGCGGCCGGCACGGGATCCGGGCCGCCGAGGGCGACCACCGACGGCAGGGTCCCGAACGCCACGACGAACGGCACGACGCTCGCGGCGGTGCGCTTGAGCCCGGCGTTGTAGGCCCAACCCGCGCCCACCAGCACGCCGTGCGCGAGGAGGAAGGCGGGGCCGAGCGCGGCCGACGCCGCGCCGCACGCCACCACCGTCACGAGGGCGGCCGCCCGGACCAGGCCGACCGTGACCTCGCCGCGCGCGACGGGCTTGTCGGCGCGGGCGACGCTGCGGTCGCGCTCGGCGTCGATCCAGTCGTTGGAGAGGCCGATGGACAGCTGCCCGAGGAGCACGGCCAGCGCCACCGCGGCCACGCGGCCCGGTTCGAAGCCGAGCGCGACCGCGAGCACCGCGGCGAGCACCGTGACGGTCGCCGTCGGCCCCGGGTGCGAGGACAGGGCGAGGAGCCGGAGCCGGCGGATCACGCGAGCGTCAGCGCGTAGCAGCGCGAGCCCTCGGAGTCCGCGTAGGCGCCGAAGCGCGGGATCTCCGTCCAGCCCTCGCGCACGTAGAACCGCATCGCGTCGGGCTGCTCCGGGCCGGTCTCGAGCACCAGGTCGACCACGCCGAGCTCGCGGGCCGTCTCCTCGAGGGCGCGGAGGACGGCCGTCGCGACGCCCGTGCCGCGGACGGCGGGCACCACGTACATGCGCGTGAGCTCCGCCCACGGCGTGCCGTCGCCGCGGTCGCCGAGCGGCCGGATCCCGCCGCAGCCGACGGGGGCCCCGTCCGCGTCGCGCGCCACGAGGAACGCGGCCATGTCGTCGGCCGTGGGCTTCGTGCCCGGCTCCGTGTCGCCGCCGTAGCGGAGGTCGAGCTCGGCGCGCTGGGCGGCGCGGAGGGCGACCGCGGCGGCGGCGTCCCACGCGACCCGCGAGATGGTGAGGTCCATGCGTCGATCCTGCCGCACGGCAGGGCGGATGCCGACCGCGCCGGTACCCTGCTGGCATGAGGATCCGCCCCGCCGAGCCCCGTGACATCGACGACCTGCTGGCGATCCGCAACGACGCGATCCTCCACGGCACCGCCCTCTGGACGGAGGATCCGGTCGACCGCGCCGAACGCGAGCGGTGGTTCCGCGAGACGACGGAGGCGGGCGATCCGATCCTCGTCGCCGAGGTCGACGGCGCGTTCGCGGGCTACGGGACCTACGGGCCGTGGCGGCGCCTGTCCGGCTACCGGTTCTCGGTGGAGGACTCGGTCTACGTCCGCGACGCCTTCCAGGGTCAGGGCGTCGGCCGCGCGCTCGTCGAGGCGGTCGTCGAGCACGCACGGGCGGCCGGGAAGCGCGCCGTGTTCGCGGACATCGAGGCCCGCAACACCGGCTCCATCCGCCTCCACGAGCGGCTCGGCTTCCGGCGGGTGGGGCTGCTGCCCGGCATCGGCTGGAAGTTCGGCCGCCCGCTCGACCTCGCGATCCTGCACCTGCCGCTGGTCGACGACGCGGAGGCGCAGCAGGACGCGGACGGCGGCACCGCGCGCTGACCCGCGCGCTGATCCCGCGGGCGATCCGCACGCCGCACGATCGAGAGGCCCGGCACGGGGCGCGGGAACGCCACGGGTGCCGGGCCTCTCCGGGGATCACGGTCCTTCGGGGGACGGGTGATCTCCGTGGTCCGGGAGCCGTCCGATCCGGGGGAGTGGAGGGACGTGCTCGTCGGGTTGCGAGCGCATGGTCCAAGGGGGGGTAAGGGCCGTGCGCTCATGGACGACTCTAGCCGGGTCCTCATTTATGCGGACACCTGGGTGTGGCCCCAGAAGGAGGGGCGCGCCGGTGGATCGGGCGGCGACCTCCGCCTGATCAGTCCTGGGACTCGTCGAGCTCGCGCCCGCCGCCCGCGACGACGGCGTCGCGCAGCGCGTGGAACTGGTCGACCGTCAGGCCGTTGCGGAGGAGGTACGGCTCCACCCCGCCGCGGCCGGCCAGCGAGTGCAGCGCCTGGATGACGGGCGCGGGATCCCCGTCGACGGCGTGCTGGGCGGCGTCGCGGACGTCGAGCCCGCCCGCCACGAGCGCGAGGGCCACGACGAGCGCGTCCTCCGCCGACGCGGCGCGGGCGTCGTAGCGCTCCGCGGGCCCCCCGGCCTCGAGGCGGTCGGCCGCCTCGGCGACCCGCTCCGTGAGGTGCGCGCCGTCGGCGACCAGCAGGGCGACGAAGGCGGATGCGGGGGCGCCCGCGGCGGCGGGGACGGTGGTCGTCGCGGATCCGAGGATGCGGTCGGACGCCGGCGAGGCGGGAGCGGAGGAGGTCATGGCGGCGGCCCTTCGGTCGACGTGCGCGGTGCGGGTGGGTGCGGTGCCGGATCCGGGTGCCGACGGCGGATGCGGAGCCGGTGCCGGCCCCGCGCGTGGGCGCACCGGGTCGACGCCGATCCGGATGCGTGATCCGACCCTCGCCCGGCCGGGTGAACGGCCGGTGTCGCGCGCGCCGCCGGGCGGCCAACGCGACGCGGCCGGATCGCCCGCGGGGCTCGCGCGGATCGTCTACAAGTCGTAGAATCGAGGCGTCGCGATGGAGCCTCGCCACCCGCATGATCCGCCCTCCACAGGAAGCGCATCCGGTCGCCATGACACCGCACCCCGTTCCCGAAGAGCACCACCCCGAAGACGCCCGCCCCGCGGCCCCCGACGCGGCCGGCCGCCGCCCGAGCGGTCGCCCCCAGTGAACGAGCTCCTCGATCCTCTCGTCCTCTCGCGCTGGCAGTTCGGCCTCACGACCGTCTACCACTTCCTCTTCGTGCCGCTCACGATCGGCATGGCGTTCGTCTGCGCGCTCTACCAGACGGCCTGGGTGCGCACGGGGAAGCAGCACTACCTGCGGCTCACGCGCTTCTTCGGGCGGATCTTCCTCATCAACTTCGCGATGGGTACCGTCACCGGCATCGTGCAGGAGTTCCAGTTCGGCATGAACTGGTCTGAGTACTCCCGCTTCGTCGGCGACGTGTTCGGCGCCCCGCTCGCGCTCGAGGGCCTGCTCGCGTTCTTCCTCGAGGCCTCGTTCATTGGCGTGTGGATCTTCGGCTGGGACAAGCTGCCGAAGCGGCTGCACCTCGCGTCCATCTGGGTGGTGTCGGTCGCGTCGATCCTGTCGGCCTACTTCATCCTGGCGGCCAACGCCTTCATGCAGAACCCGGTCGGCTACCGCATCGACGAGGCCCGGGGACGTGCCGAGCTCACCGACATCGGGGCGCTCCTCACCAACAAGGTCGCCCTCGCCGCGTTCCCGCACACGATCTTCGCGGCCTTCATGTGCGCGGCCGCCGTGATCATCTCGGTCGCCGCCTGGCACCTGTCGCGCAACCAGCACCTCGAGACGATGATGCCGGCCATCAAGTTCGGCATGTGGTTCATGGTCGTCTCGGGCGCCCTCACCATCCTCTCGGGCGACCAGCTCGGCCTCGCCATGGTGCAGACGCAGCCCATGAAGATGGCCGCCGCCGAGGCGCACTACGACACCTCGTCCGGCGCCGCCGCCTCCTTCTCCCTCTTCACCTGGGGCACGCCGGACGGGTCGAGCGAGCTGTTCTCCATCCGGATCCCGTACCTGCTGTCGTTCCTGTCCACGCACACGCTCGACGGCACCGTGCAGGGCATCAACGACCTGCAGGCGCAGTACGTCGCCAGCTACGGCCCCGGGGACTACACGCCCACCATCTGGGTCACGTACTGGGCGTTCCGCTGGATGATGGGCTTCGGCATGGCGGCCATCGGCGTCGCGGTCGCGGGCCTGTGGTTCACCCGACGGGGCCGCCGGATCACGAAGCCCTGGATGTGGAAGGTCGCCATCTGGGCCGCCCCGCTGCCGCTGCTCGCCATGACGGTCGGCTGGATCTTCACGGAGATGGGCCGCCAGCCCTGGATCGTGTTCAGCCTGCTGCAGACCTCGTCCGCGGTCTCGCCGAACGTCACCGGGATCCAGGTGCTGCTCTCGCTCGTCGCGTTCACCGTGGTCTACGGGTCGCTCGCGGTGGTCGAGTTCCGCCTCATCCTGAAGGCTGCCCAGAAGGGGCCGGAACCGGAGCGCGAGCCGGACCCCGTCACGGGCGAGGTCGCGCGGGAAGCGAGCGTGTACTGATGGAGCTCACCACCCTCTGGTTCGGCGTCATCGCCTTCCTGTTCGTCGGCTACTTCGTGCTCGACGGCTTCGACTTCGGCGTGGGCATGAGCCTGCCGTTCCTCGCGAAGGACGACACCGACCGCCGCGTGCTCATCAACACCATCGGACCGGTCTGGGACCTCAACGAGACGTGGCTCATCGTCGCGGGGGCGGCGCTCTTCGCGGCCTTCCCCGAGTGGTACGCGACGATGTTCAGCGGGTTCTACCTGCTGCTCGTCGCGATCCTCATCACGCTCATCCTCCGCGGGGTCTCGTTCGAGTTCCGGCACCAGGGGGCGTCGGACCGGTGGCGCGGGTGGTTCGACGCGATGATCGTCGTGGGCTCCGTCGTGCCGTCGTTCCTCTGGGGCGTCGTGTTCGCGAACGTGGTGCGCGGCGTGCCGATGGACGCCAACCACGACTACACGGGATCCACGCTCGACCTGCTGAACCCCTACGCGCTCCTCGGCGGGCTCACGACGCTGTCGCTGTTCCTCGTCAACGGCCTGCAGTTCGCGGCGCTCAAGACCGACGGGCCGATCCGCGCCCGCGCCCGGCTGCTGTCCATGCGCGTCGGCGCCGTGACCATCGTGATCGCGGCGGCCTTCCTCGTCTGGACCACGCTCGCGCACGGGTCGGCGCTGTCGGCGCTCGTCTCCGCGCTGGCGGCCGTCGCGCTCGTCGGCTCGTACCTCGCCAACGTGCGGGGTCGGGAGTGGTGGGCGTTCGGGCTGCTCGCCCTCACCATCGCGCTCGCGGTCGCCAGCCTCTTCACGGCGCTGCACCCGTACGTCATGCCCGCGTCGAACGACCCGGCGTACGGCCTCACGCTGGAGAACGCGTCGTCGTCGCCGTACACGCTCACGATCATGACGTGGGCCGCGGGCTTCGCGCTGCCGCTGATCCTCGCGTACCAGGCGTGGACGTACTGGGTGTTCCGCAAGCGCATCACGCGCGCCGTCATCGCCCAGGCCGCGCACTAGGGGCGCCGTGAAGCCCCTGGATCCGCGGCTGCTGCGGCACTCCGCGTCGGCCCGCACCATGCTCGCCGTGGGCGCCGTCGTGAGCGTGGTGCAGACGGCCGCGCTCGTCGCGTTCTGCTGGTCGCTCACGCAGCTCGTCGTGCGGGCGATCGGCGGTGCGGATCAGGCCGCGCTCGCGCCCGTGCTCGCGCTGGCGGTCGGATCCGCCGTCGTGCGCGGCGCGGCGGCATGGCTCCTCGACGTGACCGGCGCGCGCGGCGCTGCCCGGGTCACGGCCGAGTTGCGCCGGCGCGCGCTCCGGGCGATCGCCGACCTCGGTCCCGCGTGGACGGCCGCCCGCAGCCGCGGGCGCCTCGCGACCATCGTCGGCCCCGGGCTCGACGCGCTCGACCCGTACTTCGCGCGCTACGTGCCGCAGCTGATCCTCACGGCGCTGGCGACGCCGATCGTCGTGGCCGTGCTCCTCCTGTCGGACCCGCTGACGGGCGTGACCGTGCTCGTGACGCTGCCCGTCATCCCCGTCTTCATGGTGCTCGTCGGCTGGGCGACGCAGGAGGTGCAGCGGCGGCAGTGGTCGCGCCTCACCGAGCTCGCGTCCAGCTTCCTCGAGGTGGTCGACGGACTGTCGACGCTGCTGGTCTTCCGGCGCGCGCGGCGGCAGACCGCGCGGATCCGCCGCGTCACCGAGGAGTACCGCGTCGAGACCATGCGGGTGCTCCGGATCTCGTTCCTCTCCGGCTTCGTGCTGGAGCTCGCGGCGTCGCTGTCGGTCGCGCTCGTGGCGGTGTCGGTGGGCGTGCGCCTCATCGGCGGGCAGCTGGACCTCGAGGTCGGGCTCTTCGTGCTGCTGCTCGCGCCCGAGGCGTTCCTGCCGATCCGGCAGGTGGGCGTGCAGTTCCACGCGGCCGCCGAGGGGGTCGCGGCCGCCGACGACGTGCTCGGGATCCTCGAGGAGGAGCGGGCGGCACGCGCGACGCGTCCCGTGCCGGGCCCCGCGACCGCGACGCCTCCCGCGGGCGACGCGCTCGTGA
Proteins encoded in this window:
- a CDS encoding FAD-dependent oxidoreductase: MTRVDALVVGGGPVGIHLAALLARAGLDVRVWEARPTPALLSRAIGIHAPSLDAFDRLGVAGEMVAEAVLVRTGIAMGPRGELGRVSFAGVSATHPYVAALPQWRTEAILARRLAALAPEALTRGVTLTGLDATPPDLLGGVVRATGRDADGAAVEVTAPLVIGADGTRGVVRGFLGIGVDERPLPDRFLMGDAPDRTGGGEDAVVTLHPDGVVESFPLPGGRRRFVVGVRAGERDGDPATLIARAVTARTGHVVSAAELDPVSGFGVRRRLARRMVAGRGVLIGDAAHEISPIGGQGMNLGWLDADALAPILVDAVRARRGVPDPVRLARWERDRLASARRAAVQSEINTALGRPVRGLTRLVRDAGLRAVLASPAAAGLASVYAMGRDAGTRVR
- a CDS encoding UbiA family prenyltransferase, whose amino-acid sequence is MIRRLRLLALSSHPGPTATVTVLAAVLAVALGFEPGRVAAVALAVLLGQLSIGLSNDWIDAERDRSVARADKPVARGEVTVGLVRAAALVTVVACGAASAALGPAFLLAHGVLVGAGWAYNAGLKRTAASVVPFVVAFGTLPSVVALGGPDPVPAAAWAMATGAVLGVSIHFTNVLPDLEDDARTGVRGLPHRLGRVPSGLVAFGALALGAVVVAVGPVLADPAHAITPLAVAGLVLTLGIAAWGAVRVVTRPPGRLLFQLIMAASLLLVAQLALNATRLT
- a CDS encoding GNAT family N-acetyltransferase — translated: MDLTISRVAWDAAAAVALRAAQRAELDLRYGGDTEPGTKPTADDMAAFLVARDADGAPVGCGGIRPLGDRGDGTPWAELTRMYVVPAVRGTGVATAVLRALEETARELGVVDLVLETGPEQPDAMRFYVREGWTEIPRFGAYADSEGSRCYALTLA
- a CDS encoding GNAT family N-acetyltransferase, which produces MRIRPAEPRDIDDLLAIRNDAILHGTALWTEDPVDRAERERWFRETTEAGDPILVAEVDGAFAGYGTYGPWRRLSGYRFSVEDSVYVRDAFQGQGVGRALVEAVVEHARAAGKRAVFADIEARNTGSIRLHERLGFRRVGLLPGIGWKFGRPLDLAILHLPLVDDAEAQQDADGGTAR
- a CDS encoding cytochrome ubiquinol oxidase subunit I gives rise to the protein MNELLDPLVLSRWQFGLTTVYHFLFVPLTIGMAFVCALYQTAWVRTGKQHYLRLTRFFGRIFLINFAMGTVTGIVQEFQFGMNWSEYSRFVGDVFGAPLALEGLLAFFLEASFIGVWIFGWDKLPKRLHLASIWVVSVASILSAYFILAANAFMQNPVGYRIDEARGRAELTDIGALLTNKVALAAFPHTIFAAFMCAAAVIISVAAWHLSRNQHLETMMPAIKFGMWFMVVSGALTILSGDQLGLAMVQTQPMKMAAAEAHYDTSSGAAASFSLFTWGTPDGSSELFSIRIPYLLSFLSTHTLDGTVQGINDLQAQYVASYGPGDYTPTIWVTYWAFRWMMGFGMAAIGVAVAGLWFTRRGRRITKPWMWKVAIWAAPLPLLAMTVGWIFTEMGRQPWIVFSLLQTSSAVSPNVTGIQVLLSLVAFTVVYGSLAVVEFRLILKAAQKGPEPEREPDPVTGEVAREASVY
- the cydB gene encoding cytochrome d ubiquinol oxidase subunit II; its protein translation is MELTTLWFGVIAFLFVGYFVLDGFDFGVGMSLPFLAKDDTDRRVLINTIGPVWDLNETWLIVAGAALFAAFPEWYATMFSGFYLLLVAILITLILRGVSFEFRHQGASDRWRGWFDAMIVVGSVVPSFLWGVVFANVVRGVPMDANHDYTGSTLDLLNPYALLGGLTTLSLFLVNGLQFAALKTDGPIRARARLLSMRVGAVTIVIAAAFLVWTTLAHGSALSALVSALAAVALVGSYLANVRGREWWAFGLLALTIALAVASLFTALHPYVMPASNDPAYGLTLENASSSPYTLTIMTWAAGFALPLILAYQAWTYWVFRKRITRAVIAQAAH
- the cydD gene encoding thiol reductant ABC exporter subunit CydD, which produces MKPLDPRLLRHSASARTMLAVGAVVSVVQTAALVAFCWSLTQLVVRAIGGADQAALAPVLALAVGSAVVRGAAAWLLDVTGARGAARVTAELRRRALRAIADLGPAWTAARSRGRLATIVGPGLDALDPYFARYVPQLILTALATPIVVAVLLLSDPLTGVTVLVTLPVIPVFMVLVGWATQEVQRRQWSRLTELASSFLEVVDGLSTLLVFRRARRQTARIRRVTEEYRVETMRVLRISFLSGFVLELAASLSVALVAVSVGVRLIGGQLDLEVGLFVLLLAPEAFLPIRQVGVQFHAAAEGVAAADDVLGILEEERAARATRPVPGPATATPPAGDALVIRDLAVARGDRAVLSGVSARFPRGRVTAVTGPSGVGKSSLLGAMLGHLPAGGAAGWIDDDASSLRPPVPTEIAWAGQRPGLVAGTVRENVALGVADPDDALVRRALALAAADGIDPDLVLGVGGQGLSGGQAQRVAVARAVHRALALDCPLVLLDEPSSALDAATEERLAAGIRALADQGRAVVVVTHRGALVRAADAELRLGGASGEDDAPAAVGSSVGAGRVAPARIAPEPAWRAQVAP